From the genome of Salmonella enterica subsp. houtenae serovar Houten:
CAGCAGCTCAAACATCGGATCTTTATATTCCATTGAGAACTCCTGTAAATCACACAGCGGGATCGTGAAGTGCACGAAGCCTCTTAAGAATAGTCGGGAAACTTGCGGGTGGGGGCGACGCGCCGTCAAGAAGCGCTATCGAGTCGTTTCGATGACTTACGCTACGCGACTTTTAGGACGCTAACAATTTGATCCAGGAAGATATATCCGTCTTTCAGAAAATAATTGTAAAGATTAAAAAAATATTACATTACCCGCTGGAAAGCTTTCTTGCCGCGTTTTTTATCGAAGTGTCAGGTTAAAAATTAACAATAAAATAACAAATTAAGTACTGATGCAGATAAACATAATTTTCCGCTACAAGATCGTGTGGAAAGGGTATCCTGCAAGCCTGACCTGGACTATCCTTGTAAGCCGTCAGGCACGCAGGTGTCGTTATGCGCATTTTTGGGTGAAAGGAGTATTAACAATGGCGACAGGTAAGTCCTGCTCTCGCTGGTTTGCGCCTGTTGTGGCGTTATTAATGGTGTTTAGCCTGAGCGGGTGTTTTGATAAAGAAGGCGATCAGCGCAAAGCGTTTGTCGATTTCCTGCAGAATACAGCAATGCGTAGCGGTGAGCGTTTACCAACGCTGACGGCCGATCAGAAAAAACAGTTTGGTCCGTTCGTGTCTGATTACGCGATACTGTATGGCTACTCGCAGCAGGTCAATCAGGCGATGGATTCCGGTCTGCGTCCGGTGGTCGATAGCGTTAACGCCATCCGCGTTCCGCAGGATTATATGACGCAACGCGAGCCGCTGCGGCAGGCAAATGGTTCGTTAGGCGTACTGGCGCAACAGTTGCAGAATGCAAAACTGCAGGCAGATGCCGCGCATGGCGCGTTAAAGCAGGCCGACGACCTGAAGCCGGTGTTTGATCAGGTCTACAAAAAAGTGGTCACCGTGCCGGCAGATGCTTTGCAGCCGCTGATCCCGGCGGCGCAGATCTTTACGCAGCAGTTGGTACAAGTGGGCGATTATATTGCGCAACAGGGCGAGCAGGTGAGCTTTGTCGCGAACGGCATTCAGTTCCCGACCTCACAGCAGGCCAGCCAATATAATGC
Proteins encoded in this window:
- a CDS encoding Lipoprotein, encoding MATGKSCSRWFAPVVALLMVFSLSGCFDKEGDQRKAFVDFLQNTAMRSGERLPTLTADQKKQFGPFVSDYAILYGYSQQVNQAMDSGLRPVVDSVNAIRVPQDYMTQREPLRQANGSLGVLAQQLQNAKLQADAAHGALKQADDLKPVFDQVYKKVVTVPADALQPLIPAAQIFTQQLVQVGDYIAQQGEQVSFVANGIQFPTSQQASQYNALIGPLASQHQAFNQAWTAAVNATQ